The Paracholeplasma brassicae genome includes the window AACTACACCAATTTAGAAGCGTATTCGTTGATTCGAGAGGTTGCGATATTGGCATCGTTGATTGTGTTGTTTGTGTTTTCAAACTACTTGATTTCAACCCTCTCCTCAGGTGAAGGTTTCTTCAAAGATATCTACCGAGGGACTGCTTATAGTTTAGCGCCATACATCATATTGACGCTACCCGTTATTATTTTATCGCACGGCTTAACACTGAATGAAGTTTTCATTTATAGTGCACTGAATCAAATTAAGTTTTATTGGTCATTAGGGTTAATCATTCTAATGATGAAAGAAATCCATAATTACAACCTTAAAGCGTTGTTAAAAAACATTTTCTTAACACTCTTTGTGATGGTGATGATTGTGGTGATTGTGTTCTTAGTTTATTTACTAGCCAATCAACTCTACGAGTACGTCGTAGGTATCATTAGGGAGGTGATTGTTCGTGCATCGAGTTAAACGTCTATTACTGACTAGTTTATTACTTTTAGGTATTGGTTTAACATTAGTACAACTCAGTGGAAAAACACACGTGATTAAAGACGTGGTTAGCACCTCTAATGTTGCGCCATCAAAAGCTGCGCTTCAAAGTAATCGTTACACACAAAAAGAAGATTTAACACCAACCTCAAATCCGTTAGTCACATTAAATGGTTATGAAAAAATCGCTTCAAATAACGTCTCTAAGTTAAGTCTATACGTCAACATCAACGACTTATCGTTTCGAGTGTTAAATGAGGAAACAGGGTATGTGTTTGGTTCAAACGTTGAACTGGATTACCTAGATGAGACAAACCCAAATTATGACCCAAGCGATCAACCACTCAATCAAACGTGGCGTAACCGTGTGAAATCACCGGTATCGGTGCTTTATTATACAGGGGCAAACCTACAAGAAGAGTATTTGTTTCAAAACCCAGGGTCTTCGTTTACTTACTTACCACTAAATGAAGGTGATAAAAAAGGGTTTGAAGCGAATTTAAGTTTTGCGTTATCTAAAGTGAACCTAACCTTAAGGGTCTACATTGATGATCAAGGTTTAAGTGTTGAAATACCAAACGATGGTATCAAAGAAGATCCTTCAACACTGGATACGAGAAGACAACTTGCGGGTGTGACACCTTACCCATTTTTTGGTTCAACCAAAAGAGACACCACCACAGGCTATGTGCTTGTGCCTGATGGTGTCGGTGCATTAATGCGATTTGAAGACCGTCCAATGACGGGCACTTACAGCAAGCGTTTCTTTGGTAATGAATCGTTTTCTAGTCTAAGTGAAGAAAGCTTATTCATGAATGTTTATGGCATGGTTCATGGAGTCAATCAAAACGGCTTTTTAGCGATTGTTGAAAAAGGAAGCGCTCAAGCAAGTTTTGTCTACACACCAAGTGGGGAACCCATTGATCTAAATTACGCGAACGTCTCATTTGAATACCGCATCGCTTATACGCAGTATCTAAACCAATCGGGGACTTCCTCGGTTCGACTGGTTCAAGAGAGAAGAAACGAATACGACATCAAAATCAGTTACAGATTCTTAAGTAATGAATACGCCAATTACGTCGGTATGGCTAAAAGCTATCAAGAAGAACTAATTCTAGAAGGTGCGCTAACACCTTATGACAAACCAGAGGTAAGTCTACACTTAGACGTCCTAATGGCAGAAAATAAAAAGGCGTTGTTTGGTAGAAAATTAGTCTTAATGACGACGTTTAATCAAACCAAACAAATGGTTGAAGCCTTAAATGATGAAGGGATTAATACACTTGATTTAACCCTGCATGGGTTTCAAAAAGGTGGGCTATCCTATCAAGGACCTGACTATGATCAAATTGAAAAGAAGTTAGGTGGAACAAAAGCACTAAAGACACTGTCTGATTTTGGGGCAAACGTCTACTTTCAAACCAATTACGTGACTGCATACAAAGAAGCTAAAGGCTACAGCATGAAGCACGTTTCTCAAAGCATTGGTCAACAGTTGATTTCGATTAATGACGATTACGTGCTTTCACTTAAAGACACCATCGGAATGTATGAAAGCGACTATCAAACGCTTAGTAAACAAGGCATCAATAACGTGTCGTTTGATTATTTAGGTAACGTTTTGTATAGAGATTACGCAAATAAAGGCACAAGAGAAGATTTAATTGACGTGGCAAAATCCTTTTTAGATGTCGCAGCGCAATCAGCAATTTCTAACGCATTTAGTTATTTGTTTTCGGCTGACGTCATCAAAGACGCGCCAATGTATTCGTCTCAACAACTACGGTTTAGTGATACGGTGCCATTTTATGCCTACGTCTTGCAAGGTCATCAACAAACCTATGCGAGATCAGCGAATTTCTTTTCAAATACACAAAATGAATTGTTAAGAATGGTTGACTACCATTTATTTCCAAGTTTCTTTGTGACAAATGAATCATCATATTTATTACTCGATACGAATTCTTCGAATCTCTTTACCTCACGTTTTAGTGATTGGAAAGAAGAAATTGTTAGACAGTATCATTACGTCAACGAGGCTTTAAGTCCTGTTAGACAAGCAAGTATCCTTAGTCGTGAAGTACTTGATGATGGCGTCGTTTTAGTCAGCTATTCAAATGGTATTAAGATATTAATTAACTATACAGGAAAAGACTACACCTATCAAACACAGGTTGTTAGTGCTACAGATTATGAGGTGATTTTATGATTAAAGTAAAAAAACTTCTTAATCAGGTGATGTCTTTGTTAAGTAAAGGCATCAAGAAGTTAACCAATAACCGTTTGATTTCTTATCAAAACAATCAGTTAGTGTTCTTTAAGAAGATTAACGTAAGAGTGACCAATAAAAAAAGAGAAATGTTTTATGGTTACGTCTTCATCTCGATTTGGCTCGTTGGGTTTTTATTCCTAACGGTTTACCCACTGGTGATGTCCTTTATCTTTAGTTTAAATAAGGTCACCATTACAGGTGCCAAAGGCATTCAAATGACGTTTAGTGGGTTTCAAAACTACATTGACATCTTCACAAGTGATTTGGATTTTGTCGACTATTTGTGGGCGTTTTTAGGACAAATTGTCTTATACGTGCCAATCATCTTAATTATCTCGATGGTGATTTCGATTTTACTGAATCAAAAGATTAAACTAAGGGGCTTCTTTAGATCGGTATTTTTCTTACCCGTTATTATTGCCTCTGGACCAGTCATCAACGAACTTTTAAAACAAGGCGCAGGGACAATCCCACTCTTAGAAGAAACAGGGATAGTCGAAACGCTCTCAAAAACACTGCCTGCTTTTATGGCAAATCCGATTGCCTTACTCTTTGATGAGATGATCATTGTCTTATGGTTTTCAGGGGTTCAAATTGTTTTATTTTTAGCAGGATTACAAAAAATCTCAACTGAAATCTATGAAGCGGCCCAAATTGATGGGGCATCGCCTTGGGAATCGTTTTGGAAGATTACGTTACCTTCTTTAAAAAGCATCATCTTAGTCAGTGCGGTTTATACGATTGTCATGCTTGCGACATTCTCGAATAATTCAATCATTGGTCACATTCAAAAGGTGATGTTTGATACGACCAAAGGCTATGGTTATTCAAGTGCGCTTGCGTGGGTGTATTTCGTCGTGATTGCCTTACTCTTAGGTGTGGTGGCGTTCTTGTTAAAAAATCCAAAGGAAAAGAAAATCAAGAAGGGGGTAAAACGATATGCAACAAAGTAAACGATTAGAATCGATTTCGAAACAAAAGATACTAAAAACGCTCTTTGGGATGAAGTTAACCGATGGGTTAGTGTTTAAGTTTCTAATTTATTCGCTTTTAGTCATTGTGTCTTTTGTCTATTTATACCCCTTACTCTATATGTTTAGCTATAGCATTAAAAGCTTACAAGATTTACTAAATCCGATGGTTGATCAGGTTCCAACGGGGTTTTATTTTAAGAATTACCTTGATGCGTTTAAGACCTTGAAGTATTTTGAGACGATGAGTACCTCACTCGTGGTTACCTTGATTCCAGCCATCCTTCAAACCATTGTTGCCTCACTGGTTGGTTATGGGTTTGCCAGGTTTGAGTTTCCTTTAAAAAAGACACTCATGGCTTTTGTGCTTGCGACCTACATCATCCCACCACAAGTGACGATGATTCCAAGGTATGTTTTGTTTAACGACTTAGGTATTCTACATACGGTTTATGCCATATTATTACCAGCTAGTCTTGGTCAAGGCTTAAACTCGGCCATTTTCATCTTGATTTTTTATCAATTTTATAAGATGATTCCAAAAGCGCTTGATGAAGCAGCTCAAATTGATGGGGCAGGAAAGTTTTATACGTATTTTAAAATTGCAATCCCACTATCAGTGCCGTCGTTTATTACCACTTTCTTATTTAGTTTTGTTTGGTACTGGAATGAAACCTACATTTCTGGTTTATTCTTAGGTAGGGATGTTGAAACCCTACAAATTCGTCTTCAAAACTTCGTTAGTGCATATAACGCCATTATGGGTGGCTCAGGGGATGTGGATTTTGCAAATGAAGCCATCCGTATGTCGGCCACACTCTTAATCATACTACCAATGCTACTGGTTTATTTTATTCTACAGCGCTGGTTCATTGAGGGTGTCGATAAAGCGGGTATAACAGGAGAGTGATGACTTGAAAAAAATACTATTTTTGATTATTTTAATGTTTGGGATTCTAGGACTTTCTGGGTGTCAAACAAGTAAAGATGAATTTAAAAAAGAAAAAGAGGCGCTTCAGGAAGAAGCAAGACTATCATTTCTCTATTTTCTTGAAACATCCAATAATCTAGAAGATTCGGATTATTACGGTCTTGCAAGGGATCGCTACAGTGGAAATACTGTTATTTCAAGTATTGCGGCAACGGGATTCTCGCTTGCGAGTATTCCGGTTGGTGTTGAAAATGGTTGGATTAGTAAAGAAGACGCACAAAAGCGCGCATCAAAAACACTAGATTCGCTTAGTAACCTTGATCGTGTGAATGGATTCTTTTACCACTTTGTCAATATCCATACAGGCAAAAGGGAATGGAATAGCGAAGTATCAATCATCGATACAGGCCTTTTACTTGCAGGGGCACTAACGGTAGCACAGTATTTTAAAGGTGAGGTTTACGATAAAGCCATGGCAATTTATGATGAAGTCAACTGGCCATGGTATATCAACAAGCAAACCAATATGTTTTATATGGGTTATAAGCCAGAAACGGGCTTTGGTGGCGCATGGGATCACGTCTCTGAACAACTCCTGCTCTACGTCTTAGCGGCAGGGTCTAGAACCTATCCGACAGATGACTCGCTTTATAAGACAGTCAA containing:
- a CDS encoding DUF5696 domain-containing protein, which produces MHRVKRLLLTSLLLLGIGLTLVQLSGKTHVIKDVVSTSNVAPSKAALQSNRYTQKEDLTPTSNPLVTLNGYEKIASNNVSKLSLYVNINDLSFRVLNEETGYVFGSNVELDYLDETNPNYDPSDQPLNQTWRNRVKSPVSVLYYTGANLQEEYLFQNPGSSFTYLPLNEGDKKGFEANLSFALSKVNLTLRVYIDDQGLSVEIPNDGIKEDPSTLDTRRQLAGVTPYPFFGSTKRDTTTGYVLVPDGVGALMRFEDRPMTGTYSKRFFGNESFSSLSEESLFMNVYGMVHGVNQNGFLAIVEKGSAQASFVYTPSGEPIDLNYANVSFEYRIAYTQYLNQSGTSSVRLVQERRNEYDIKISYRFLSNEYANYVGMAKSYQEELILEGALTPYDKPEVSLHLDVLMAENKKALFGRKLVLMTTFNQTKQMVEALNDEGINTLDLTLHGFQKGGLSYQGPDYDQIEKKLGGTKALKTLSDFGANVYFQTNYVTAYKEAKGYSMKHVSQSIGQQLISINDDYVLSLKDTIGMYESDYQTLSKQGINNVSFDYLGNVLYRDYANKGTREDLIDVAKSFLDVAAQSAISNAFSYLFSADVIKDAPMYSSQQLRFSDTVPFYAYVLQGHQQTYARSANFFSNTQNELLRMVDYHLFPSFFVTNESSYLLLDTNSSNLFTSRFSDWKEEIVRQYHYVNEALSPVRQASILSREVLDDGVVLVSYSNGIKILINYTGKDYTYQTQVVSATDYEVIL
- a CDS encoding carbohydrate ABC transporter permease, with product MIKVKKLLNQVMSLLSKGIKKLTNNRLISYQNNQLVFFKKINVRVTNKKREMFYGYVFISIWLVGFLFLTVYPLVMSFIFSLNKVTITGAKGIQMTFSGFQNYIDIFTSDLDFVDYLWAFLGQIVLYVPIILIISMVISILLNQKIKLRGFFRSVFFLPVIIASGPVINELLKQGAGTIPLLEETGIVETLSKTLPAFMANPIALLFDEMIIVLWFSGVQIVLFLAGLQKISTEIYEAAQIDGASPWESFWKITLPSLKSIILVSAVYTIVMLATFSNNSIIGHIQKVMFDTTKGYGYSSALAWVYFVVIALLLGVVAFLLKNPKEKKIKKGVKRYATK
- a CDS encoding carbohydrate ABC transporter permease, which produces MQQSKRLESISKQKILKTLFGMKLTDGLVFKFLIYSLLVIVSFVYLYPLLYMFSYSIKSLQDLLNPMVDQVPTGFYFKNYLDAFKTLKYFETMSTSLVVTLIPAILQTIVASLVGYGFARFEFPLKKTLMAFVLATYIIPPQVTMIPRYVLFNDLGILHTVYAILLPASLGQGLNSAIFILIFYQFYKMIPKALDEAAQIDGAGKFYTYFKIAIPLSVPSFITTFLFSFVWYWNETYISGLFLGRDVETLQIRLQNFVSAYNAIMGGSGDVDFANEAIRMSATLLIILPMLLVYFILQRWFIEGVDKAGITGE
- a CDS encoding glucoamylase family protein, giving the protein MKKILFLIILMFGILGLSGCQTSKDEFKKEKEALQEEARLSFLYFLETSNNLEDSDYYGLARDRYSGNTVISSIAATGFSLASIPVGVENGWISKEDAQKRASKTLDSLSNLDRVNGFFYHFVNIHTGKREWNSEVSIIDTGLLLAGALTVAQYFKGEVYDKAMAIYDEVNWPWYINKQTNMFYMGYKPETGFGGAWDHVSEQLLLYVLAAGSRTYPTDDSLYKTVKQVVNRSYKGSYTSTLDPSIKTNEFIYSYDGSLFQHQFSHAFVDFRNLEDYEGTNWFDNAIEATKANYLYTLDYSDRYKTYSSNSWGISAGDGPGEYRAYGAMPAKSNAHNGTIMPYAALSSINYLEEEALRAAYHFSQIEQLNGTYGLKDSYNLGPVDEAYNPTMANRTPWYASDYIGIDKGITLLMIENYNSELIWTNFMSNKQVQNGLDVLGFTSN